A stretch of Paraburkholderia phenazinium DNA encodes these proteins:
- the fnr gene encoding fumarate/nitrate reduction transcriptional regulator Fnr, with protein sequence MFNAAQYVDDSVDDTTLALPPPSSAASFALSIPKRAGNVCSNCPVRATCMPETLTPSELARLDSIICSTRTIRRGESLYRANDTFQSVYAVRSGSFKTVVMHRDGREQVTGFNLAGEMLGLDGVHTERHSCDAIALEDSSVCIIPFSVLEGLCHEMKAMQQHVHRMMSGEIVRESGLMMLLGTMTAEQRVAAFLLNLSQRLKTLGYSAAEFNLRMTREEMGSYLGMKLETVSRMFSKLHKDELVETHGKQIRIVDFEGLALI encoded by the coding sequence ATGTTCAATGCAGCCCAATACGTGGACGATAGCGTGGACGACACGACGCTCGCGCTGCCACCGCCGTCGTCTGCCGCGTCTTTTGCCTTGTCTATTCCGAAGCGCGCCGGAAACGTCTGTTCAAACTGTCCGGTCCGCGCAACGTGCATGCCTGAGACCCTGACACCGTCCGAACTGGCCCGGCTCGACTCGATCATCTGCTCGACGCGGACGATCAGGCGCGGTGAATCGCTGTATCGCGCGAACGATACTTTCCAGAGCGTCTATGCAGTACGGTCGGGTTCGTTCAAAACTGTCGTCATGCATCGCGATGGCCGCGAGCAGGTGACCGGCTTCAACCTGGCCGGCGAGATGCTCGGCCTCGATGGTGTCCATACCGAGCGCCACAGCTGTGATGCCATCGCGCTCGAAGACAGCAGCGTGTGCATCATCCCGTTCAGCGTGCTCGAGGGCCTCTGTCACGAGATGAAGGCGATGCAGCAACATGTGCACCGGATGATGAGCGGCGAAATCGTTCGCGAGTCCGGTCTGATGATGCTGCTCGGCACGATGACGGCGGAACAGCGGGTCGCTGCGTTCCTGCTCAACCTGTCGCAACGCCTGAAAACACTTGGCTACTCCGCGGCCGAATTCAATCTGCGGATGACGCGCGAAGAGATGGGCAGTTATCTTGGGATGAAGCTCGAAACGGTGAGCCGCATGTTTTCGAAGCTTCACAAAGACGAACTGGTCGAAACTCACGGCAAGCAGATCCGGATCGTCGATTTCGAAGGACTGGCACTCATTTGA
- a CDS encoding response regulator, which translates to MTRVLLADDHALVRDGLRHILKSASGFEVAGEASDSTSTIALVRASAADVLVLDLSMPGRNGIELIRQIKDEKPTLRVLVLTMHAEQQYAVRAFKAGASGYLTKESASAELVAAVTKVAAGGVYVSLAMAERFALSLNEPVDTLPHQRLSDREFDVFRRIAAGQTISEIAQELSVSAKTVSTYKTRILEKMQMPHDTALVRYAIRHKLFEENDEL; encoded by the coding sequence ATGACCCGCGTGCTACTGGCCGATGACCATGCGCTGGTGCGCGACGGTCTGCGCCACATCCTCAAGAGTGCAAGCGGTTTCGAGGTCGCGGGCGAAGCCAGCGATAGCACAAGCACCATTGCGCTCGTCCGCGCGAGTGCGGCCGACGTGCTCGTCCTCGACCTGTCGATGCCCGGGCGCAATGGCATTGAACTCATCAGACAGATCAAGGACGAGAAGCCCACGCTGCGCGTGCTGGTACTGACCATGCATGCAGAACAGCAATATGCCGTGCGTGCCTTCAAGGCCGGCGCGTCGGGCTATCTGACAAAGGAAAGCGCCAGTGCGGAACTGGTGGCGGCGGTCACCAAAGTGGCCGCCGGCGGCGTCTATGTGAGCCTCGCGATGGCGGAGCGCTTCGCACTGAGCCTGAACGAACCCGTCGACACCTTGCCGCACCAGCGGCTCTCTGACCGCGAATTCGACGTATTCCGGCGCATTGCCGCCGGCCAGACCATCTCGGAGATCGCGCAGGAACTCAGCGTCAGCGCTAAAACGGTCAGCACGTACAAAACCCGCATCCTTGAAAAGATGCAGATGCCGCACGACACCGCGCTCGTGCGTTACGCGATCCGTCACAAGCTCTTCGAAGAAAACGACGAACTCTGA
- a CDS encoding response regulator, whose translation MLKVFLVEDSSPVRLRLAALIKPIAEANVVGEAEDAGTALTGIANSGADLVIVDLRLAGSDGLDLVSHLSHGARKVITIVLTNYSTQAFRAASFAAGADYFFDKTSEFDLARDTIAHIARARSDHIIE comes from the coding sequence ATGCTGAAAGTCTTCCTCGTTGAAGATTCGTCGCCGGTACGCCTGCGACTCGCCGCCCTGATCAAGCCGATTGCCGAAGCCAACGTGGTCGGCGAAGCCGAGGATGCCGGCACCGCGTTGACAGGCATTGCAAACAGCGGCGCCGACCTGGTGATCGTCGATCTGCGCCTCGCTGGAAGTGACGGCCTGGACCTGGTCAGCCATCTTTCGCACGGTGCCCGGAAGGTGATCACGATCGTGTTGACCAACTACTCGACGCAGGCTTTTCGCGCAGCCAGTTTCGCCGCGGGCGCCGATTACTTTTTCGACAAGACAAGCGAGTTCGACCTCGCGCGGGACACGATTGCGCACATTGCCCGCGCGCGCTCAGACCACATCATCGAATGA
- a CDS encoding YoaK family protein, with amino-acid sequence MPIDYLRSFARPERTDQSNRRLGRSLAFIAGAANAGGFLAVGQYTSHMSGIVSSLADNLSLGDLGLVVAGFSSLVAFLAGAALSAILINWGRRRRAQSEYAMPLMLEAALLLCFGLLGSNLESHRVLFLPATVGLLCFVMGLQNAIITKISKAEIRTTHVTGLVTDIGIELGKLLYWNVSEAGPGVSAVRADRSKLGLFASLLGMFFAGGLAGALGFKYEGFVSTVPLAAMLVVLAVVPLVDDLVGQRR; translated from the coding sequence ATGCCTATCGACTATCTTCGCAGCTTCGCCCGCCCCGAGCGCACCGATCAGAGCAACCGGCGCCTTGGCCGCTCGCTCGCGTTCATCGCCGGTGCCGCGAATGCCGGCGGCTTTCTCGCGGTCGGCCAATACACGTCGCACATGTCGGGGATCGTCTCGTCACTGGCCGATAACCTGTCGCTGGGTGACCTTGGCCTCGTGGTCGCGGGATTCAGTTCGCTCGTGGCGTTTCTGGCTGGCGCAGCGCTATCGGCCATCCTGATCAACTGGGGCCGGCGGCGGCGCGCACAAAGCGAGTACGCGATGCCGCTGATGCTGGAAGCCGCGTTATTGCTGTGTTTCGGTCTGCTGGGATCGAACCTCGAGAGTCATCGCGTCCTGTTCCTGCCCGCTACGGTTGGGTTGCTGTGCTTCGTGATGGGCCTGCAGAACGCCATTATCACGAAGATATCGAAGGCCGAAATCCGGACCACGCACGTGACCGGCCTCGTTACCGACATCGGAATCGAGCTAGGTAAGCTGCTTTACTGGAACGTCTCCGAAGCGGGCCCAGGCGTGAGTGCGGTCAGGGCTGACCGGTCGAAGCTCGGCCTGTTCGCTTCGCTGCTCGGCATGTTCTTCGCGGGCGGACTGGCGGGAGCGCTGGGCTTTAAATACGAGGGCTTCGTGTCGACCGTGCCGCTGGCGGCGATGCTGGTTGTGCTGGCGGTAGTGCCACTGGTGGACGATCTGGTGGGACAGCGGCGCTAG
- a CDS encoding PAS domain S-box protein has protein sequence MAMAITVSSASLVRDHLRHAAQAHFELRTQRITADLRDEFRACEQVMLGASGLFADVSPPGAVTPELWSRYVSQIDLADTLASARALGYADAPHPTALGASGSLFAPVRVMWPRFADAARPDRDLGADATARAALLRAGDSAQVSLYVHAGGQQAPQGNERAMLDLYLPVYAAGSAPLSREARRAAISGFVVAVLDTGQLFGDIVMRDPRLALRVTVSNAGAPMPLFTTDTSSDDSADAPPLFHETDTLTVGGEALTLSYSTSDAALSAIPDYSSNAVLAAGTLAAIFLAGIAFLLARRAAGTSAETSRASSQSTLNEARMMGIIRSSMEAIITVDEAQRIVIFNPMAERIFGCSAMDAIGAPLVRFIPERFRSAHEKHVEQFGVTGVSERQMGRQRVLFGLRANGEEFPIEASISQILDANGKLYTVVLRDVTERVRADNALKASREDLRELSANLQNVREEEKARIARELHDDLGQQLTALKMDLSSVELALDALPAGDPEVRTQLRGMRRLIDATVASVRRIAADLRPVMLDDLGLVPAIEWLANDFTNRYGIDIERQIEPGDIVFTRNGATTLFRIVQEALTNVARHADATLVTLVLRIEGEQCILRIEDNGRGTVEPDGRNSKSFGLLGIRERAHMLGGSISIETAAARGFAITAVFPLHSIQQDETLP, from the coding sequence ATGGCGATGGCCATCACCGTCAGCTCGGCGAGCCTTGTCCGCGACCATCTGCGGCATGCCGCACAGGCGCACTTCGAGTTGCGCACGCAACGCATCACGGCGGACCTGCGCGACGAATTCCGGGCCTGCGAGCAGGTAATGCTCGGTGCGAGCGGTCTGTTCGCCGATGTCTCGCCACCCGGGGCCGTCACACCTGAGCTCTGGTCCCGTTACGTGTCTCAAATCGATCTGGCCGACACCCTGGCCTCAGCCCGAGCGCTCGGGTACGCCGATGCGCCTCACCCCACAGCGCTGGGCGCATCCGGGTCGCTGTTCGCGCCCGTCAGAGTGATGTGGCCCAGGTTCGCCGATGCGGCGCGCCCCGATCGCGACCTCGGGGCCGATGCGACTGCGCGTGCGGCGCTCCTGCGCGCCGGCGATTCCGCACAGGTCTCGCTGTACGTGCACGCCGGCGGGCAACAGGCGCCCCAGGGCAATGAGCGCGCCATGCTCGATCTGTATTTGCCGGTGTATGCGGCCGGGTCCGCGCCGCTGTCGCGCGAAGCGCGGCGCGCTGCGATCTCGGGGTTCGTGGTTGCGGTGCTCGATACCGGACAACTTTTCGGCGACATCGTCATGCGTGACCCACGCCTTGCACTGCGCGTCACGGTGAGCAACGCGGGTGCACCAATGCCACTGTTCACCACGGACACGTCATCGGACGATTCCGCCGACGCCCCGCCGCTGTTCCACGAGACAGACACGCTGACTGTCGGCGGCGAAGCGCTAACGCTGTCCTACAGCACCAGCGACGCCGCTCTGAGCGCCATTCCCGATTACAGCAGCAACGCGGTCCTCGCCGCCGGAACGCTCGCCGCGATCTTTCTCGCCGGCATCGCCTTTCTGCTCGCCCGCCGTGCGGCAGGCACATCGGCGGAAACCAGCCGGGCGAGTTCTCAATCGACGCTCAACGAAGCCCGCATGATGGGCATCATCAGGTCATCGATGGAGGCGATCATCACCGTCGATGAAGCGCAGCGCATCGTGATCTTCAATCCGATGGCAGAGCGCATATTCGGCTGCTCTGCGATGGACGCCATCGGCGCGCCTCTCGTACGCTTCATTCCGGAACGCTTTCGCAGTGCACACGAAAAACATGTCGAACAGTTTGGCGTGACAGGCGTCTCGGAGCGCCAGATGGGCCGGCAGCGCGTCCTGTTCGGGCTGCGGGCAAACGGCGAAGAATTTCCGATTGAAGCGTCGATCTCGCAGATTCTCGACGCGAACGGCAAGCTGTACACAGTGGTACTACGCGACGTCACCGAGCGCGTCAGGGCCGATAACGCGCTAAAGGCGTCGCGCGAGGACCTGCGCGAACTGTCGGCGAATCTGCAAAACGTGCGCGAGGAGGAGAAAGCCCGCATAGCCCGCGAATTGCACGACGACCTTGGCCAGCAGTTGACTGCCCTGAAGATGGATCTATCGTCCGTCGAACTGGCGCTCGACGCCCTGCCCGCGGGCGATCCGGAAGTGCGCACCCAGTTGCGCGGCATGCGCCGTCTGATCGACGCGACCGTTGCGTCGGTACGGCGCATTGCGGCGGACCTGCGGCCCGTGATGCTCGACGACCTCGGTCTCGTGCCCGCGATCGAATGGCTCGCGAACGATTTCACGAACCGTTATGGTATCGACATCGAACGTCAGATCGAGCCGGGTGACATCGTGTTTACCCGTAATGGCGCCACCACCCTGTTCCGGATCGTCCAGGAGGCGCTCACCAATGTCGCGAGGCACGCGGACGCGACACTCGTCACGCTGGTATTACGCATCGAAGGCGAACAATGCATCCTGCGAATAGAGGACAATGGTCGAGGTACCGTCGAACCGGATGGCCGAAATAGCAAATCGTTTGGATTGCTCGGCATTCGCGAGCGCGCACATATGCTCGGCGGCTCGATCTCAATTGAAACGGCGGCCGCGCGCGGCTTTGCAATCACCGCCGTTTTCCCGCTGCATTCGATCCAACAGGATGAGACACTCCCATGA
- a CDS encoding acetate uptake transporter, producing the protein MNTKTLNPGPLGLAGFALTTWLLSMINAGWYSADSMGLVLAVALAYGGTAQALAGLMEIPRRNTFGATAFLSYAAFWWSLVLFVLFLHDKVPATFVGWYLGLWGVFTLYMWVATWRSPRALQLVFFALWITFFLLAAGEWTGLAVLHHAGGYGGLVTAALAFYLSAAEIINETHGRTVLPVGPAQDASAATVIGLPLRMPAIRERNPATGRSPVQP; encoded by the coding sequence ATGAATACGAAGACACTCAATCCCGGTCCGCTTGGACTTGCCGGGTTTGCCCTGACCACCTGGCTGCTCAGCATGATCAACGCCGGCTGGTATAGCGCTGATTCGATGGGGCTGGTGCTCGCGGTCGCACTCGCCTACGGCGGTACGGCACAGGCGCTCGCCGGGCTCATGGAGATTCCACGCCGCAACACCTTCGGCGCCACCGCCTTTCTGAGCTACGCCGCTTTCTGGTGGTCGCTTGTGCTGTTCGTGCTGTTTCTGCACGATAAGGTTCCCGCAACGTTTGTCGGCTGGTATCTCGGCCTGTGGGGCGTTTTCACGCTGTACATGTGGGTTGCGACATGGCGCTCGCCCCGTGCACTGCAACTGGTGTTTTTCGCGCTGTGGATCACCTTCTTCCTGCTTGCCGCAGGCGAATGGACTGGTCTCGCCGTGCTGCACCATGCTGGCGGCTATGGCGGGCTTGTCACCGCTGCGCTCGCGTTCTATCTGTCGGCGGCGGAAATCATCAACGAAACGCATGGCCGCACTGTGCTGCCGGTAGGCCCAGCGCAGGACGCCTCCGCCGCGACGGTTATTGGATTGCCGCTGCGCATGCCGGCAATTCGCGAACGCAATCCTGCAACCGGCAGAAGCCCGGTTCAACCATGA
- a CDS encoding hemerythrin domain-containing protein, whose protein sequence is MRVIIEKLQAEHVRLARLVNLLNRQSCLRTDATAPNIALLVDALCYLTRFADLAHHVIEDRMVEKLLAKRALSVEFGREIESQHQVLIRDGRDLLRDLESAVRGENMSQELVDSRVRLYAERLRHNMVIEELTLFPAAEKNLSGADWHELESAGAYGQPDPLFDATVDERFAELYRVITAEVSAAGVEEPFGQGA, encoded by the coding sequence ATGCGCGTCATCATCGAGAAACTTCAGGCGGAACACGTCAGGCTTGCGCGCCTTGTGAACCTGCTCAATCGTCAATCGTGCCTGCGCACGGATGCGACCGCCCCGAATATCGCGTTGCTGGTCGACGCGCTGTGCTATTTGACACGCTTTGCCGACCTTGCGCATCACGTGATCGAAGACCGGATGGTCGAGAAGCTGCTGGCAAAGAGAGCGCTATCGGTCGAATTCGGTCGGGAAATCGAGTCCCAGCATCAAGTGCTGATCCGGGATGGTCGTGATCTGTTGCGGGACCTGGAGTCTGCGGTACGCGGCGAAAACATGTCACAGGAGCTCGTCGATAGCCGTGTCCGGCTTTACGCCGAGCGGCTACGGCACAACATGGTCATCGAGGAGTTGACGCTGTTCCCCGCCGCGGAGAAAAACCTCAGCGGCGCGGACTGGCATGAACTCGAAAGCGCAGGTGCGTATGGGCAGCCTGATCCGCTCTTCGACGCTACGGTAGACGAGCGATTCGCCGAACTGTATCGGGTCATCACCGCGGAAGTGAGTGCCGCGGGCGTAGAAGAACCGTTTGGGCAGGGCGCCTGA
- the acs gene encoding acetate--CoA ligase codes for MSTIESTQLDNAVGDTLPLILPSRHASIDGIDGYRALVAEANENHEAFWARLAREHLSWRRPFTQILDDTNPPFYKWFEDGELNASYNCLDRNLANGNANKTAIVFEADDGTVTTINYQALYHRVCRLANALRAKGVKKGDRVIIYLPMSIEGVVAMQACARIGAPHSVVFGGFSAKSLHERMVNLGAVAIITADEQVRAGKTLPLKTIVDEALGMGGTDAIKTVIIYRRTGGRIPWIAGRDAWLHELEQRQPDTCEPEWVGAEHPLFVLYTSGSTGSPKGIQHSTGGYLLWAAVTMKWTFDIKPDDVFWCTADIGWITGHTYICYGPTAVGATQVMFEGVPTYPNAGRFWEMIQRHKVTIFYTAPTAIRSLIKTAEADEAVHPRSFDLSTLRILGTVGEPINPSAWTWYAQHVGRNRCPVLDTFWQTESGGHMITPLPGATPLVPGSCTLPLPGIDAAIVDEAGHEVPNGQAGILVIRKPWPSMMRTVWGNPERFRTGYYPDELGGQLYVAGDGAIRDPENGYFTITGRVDDVLNVSGHRMGTMEIESALAACPLVAEAAVVGRPDETLGEVIVAFVVLKGTRPEGEEAKLVAAELRAWVGKEIGPIAKPKEIRFGDAMPKTRSGKIVRRLLRSVAKGEALAQDMSTVENPAVIAQFADLA; via the coding sequence ATGTCTACTATCGAATCGACCCAACTGGACAACGCCGTTGGCGATACGCTGCCGCTCATTTTGCCGTCGCGTCACGCCTCCATCGACGGCATCGACGGCTACCGTGCGCTGGTCGCTGAAGCAAACGAGAATCACGAAGCATTCTGGGCCCGTCTCGCCCGGGAACATCTGAGCTGGCGCCGGCCGTTCACGCAGATTCTCGACGACACCAATCCGCCGTTCTACAAGTGGTTCGAAGATGGTGAACTGAACGCGTCGTATAACTGTCTCGACCGTAATCTCGCCAACGGCAACGCGAACAAAACCGCCATTGTCTTTGAAGCGGACGACGGTACCGTCACTACCATCAACTATCAGGCGCTCTATCACCGCGTTTGCCGCCTCGCCAACGCGCTGCGGGCAAAGGGTGTGAAGAAAGGCGACCGAGTCATCATCTACCTGCCGATGTCGATCGAAGGTGTCGTCGCAATGCAGGCGTGCGCCCGTATCGGCGCGCCGCATTCGGTCGTGTTTGGCGGTTTCTCCGCGAAGTCGCTCCATGAGCGGATGGTCAATCTCGGCGCAGTCGCGATTATCACGGCGGACGAACAGGTGCGCGCAGGCAAGACCTTGCCGCTCAAGACCATTGTCGACGAAGCGCTCGGTATGGGCGGTACCGATGCGATCAAGACGGTCATCATTTACAGGCGTACAGGTGGGCGGATTCCGTGGATCGCCGGGCGCGACGCGTGGTTGCACGAACTGGAACAGCGCCAGCCGGATACCTGCGAGCCGGAATGGGTCGGCGCAGAGCATCCTCTGTTCGTGCTGTACACCTCTGGTTCGACGGGTTCGCCCAAAGGCATTCAGCACAGCACCGGCGGCTATCTTTTGTGGGCGGCCGTGACGATGAAATGGACCTTCGACATCAAACCGGACGACGTCTTCTGGTGTACCGCAGACATCGGCTGGATCACCGGCCACACCTATATCTGCTATGGCCCAACCGCTGTCGGCGCGACCCAGGTGATGTTCGAGGGCGTGCCGACTTATCCGAATGCAGGCCGTTTCTGGGAAATGATCCAGCGCCACAAGGTGACGATCTTCTATACGGCGCCGACAGCCATCCGCTCCCTCATCAAGACCGCCGAAGCGGACGAAGCCGTCCACCCCCGCAGCTTCGATCTGAGTACGCTGCGCATCCTCGGCACCGTCGGCGAGCCGATCAATCCGAGCGCGTGGACGTGGTATGCGCAGCATGTTGGCCGCAACCGGTGTCCGGTGCTGGACACCTTCTGGCAGACCGAGAGCGGCGGCCACATGATTACGCCGTTGCCTGGTGCGACGCCGCTCGTGCCCGGATCGTGCACGTTGCCGCTTCCAGGTATCGACGCAGCCATCGTCGACGAAGCCGGTCATGAAGTGCCGAATGGTCAGGCCGGCATTCTCGTCATCAGGAAGCCATGGCCTTCGATGATGCGCACCGTCTGGGGTAACCCGGAGCGCTTTCGCACCGGCTACTACCCCGACGAACTCGGCGGCCAGCTCTACGTTGCCGGCGACGGGGCAATACGCGATCCCGAGAACGGCTATTTCACGATCACGGGACGTGTCGACGATGTGCTGAACGTGTCGGGACACCGGATGGGCACGATGGAAATCGAGTCCGCGCTTGCCGCCTGCCCACTGGTCGCCGAGGCAGCGGTGGTCGGTCGCCCGGATGAAACATTAGGCGAAGTCATCGTCGCATTTGTCGTGTTGAAAGGCACACGTCCCGAAGGTGAAGAAGCAAAACTGGTCGCGGCCGAACTGCGTGCATGGGTCGGCAAGGAAATCGGACCGATCGCGAAGCCGAAGGAGATCCGCTTCGGCGATGCCATGCCGAAAACGCGCTCCGGCAAGATCGTGCGCCGGTTGCTGCGGTCGGTAGCGAAAGGCGAAGCACTCGCACAAGATATGTCCACGGTCGAAAATCCCGCTGTCATCGCGCAGTTTGCCGATCTGGCCTAA